The DNA segment GATGTGAAAATATCACGCCCGAGCGCGAGGTCGTCGCACGCCGGAGCCGACTGCAACGGCAGGGTGTCGAGCCAGCGGTCCATCACCCGGTCGGACTTTGAAAAGAAACGATGCCCGCCTATATCTATGCGGTTGCCCTTGTAATTGACGGTTTTCGAGATCCCGCCGGGCTGGACGTCCGCTTCGAAAATCACGGGTTTTATATCGCTTCCGGCAAGCAGATCCAGCGCGCAGGTAAGCCCCGCGGGCCCCGCTCCGATGATAAGCGCAGTTTTTTTATTCATAAAACTCCTTTTTAAATCCCTCCGCAAAAGTATGCCGCGCCGCAATGAGCAGGCCGGCAAGCATGCCCGCCACCGCAACCGCGCGCAGCACGCGGATATAATCCAAAGCCCAGTCATACACTCCGCCGGAGAGGAAAACCGGTATATAAACCGGCGACAGCAACGCCAGTTCCGGCCGATGAAACCCGTAAGCCGGATTCAAAAACCAGTAATACGAAGTCGGCGCGAACAAAAGCGCGCCGCCCGCGCAGAAAACCGCCGGGCCGTACACCCCGAAAGCCGCGCGCCCGCGCCGGGAATAACCCAGGCCGAGCATAGCCGCCAGAACCGGCATAAGCGTGACGAAATGATATTCATATACCACGGCATAACTGGTGTAAAAACCCAGCAGCCCCAGCGCGCAGACTGTTATGACGCAGGCAAGCCGTTTTTCCGCGTTTTTAATAAAGTAACACCCGCCCGACAGAACCAGCATAAGATAAACCGGCAGCATATACACCCGCTGCGAAAGCGGCCGCCCGGCAAGATGCGCCAAAAACGCGGAGAGCGAAAAAAATTCCATATGTTCCGGTTCGAAAAAACCCGACCGCGACTTCATGTTCAGCCAGTGAATGGCGTTATCGCGCACGAACTCCATTTTGTAGGTATAGAAAACGATATCGCCGCTTTTTTCCGGCCGGAACAGGGTTTTGGGATCCAGCAGCGCGCTCACCAGCCCGTCAAACCCTATGCCCTGCGGATTCAGCCGCGGCAGCAGCACAAACAAAACCGACACCAGCGCATAAACCGCTCCTCCCCCAAGCAGCGTCGCGCGATAGCCGGGCACGGCAAACAGCGCGGGCAGGATCAGCAGCAGCACGGGCTTTGAAAACAGCGAAAGCAGTAACCCTGCCAGCAGAACTGGCCGCAGTTCATACCGCCCGATCCGCCAGTTCCAGCGCGCGGTTTTGACCAGCAGCAGATCCAGCAGGTCCGCCATGATCAGCGCGGCGGAAACGACGGTAAACACATGCATCTGCCCGCACCACAGCATCAGATAGGCCGCCGGAGAACACATCAGTATGAAATACCCGGCTTGCCGGGCGGCCGGATTATCCGTAAACCGCCCCAGCAGGCGGGCGCAGAAATAAAGCAGTGTCCCCGACAGCGCGACAAACGCCGCATAGCCTGTCCACGGCTTAAAAAGCGAAAGCGGCCCGCCCAGCCACACCGCTAGCGCCGGATGGTACGGATACCACGAGGCGTACGGCCCGTACTGCCCGTCCGGCGTGGCGAAAACACTGACGCCCCGGCAGAGATTGACGAACGCGCGCGGCACGGAAAAATAATCAAACGCCAGCCGCCCGTGCCATGTCGTAACAAAGAACCGGTCCAGAAACCCGAATTGCAGCGACAACAGCATCACGGCGAAACAAGCCGCCGTGACAAACGGCAGAACACGCGCCAGCCGGGCTTCAAAACGGTCAGGAGCCGGCATCAGCCCTCCGCGCAAGTCCGCGAAAAACACAGTCTGCGGCGCAGACCGCCGCCGCTCCGAACATCACGCACGCCGGCAGCACCCGGAACGCGCGGATCCAGCCCAAAGCCCAGCCATAAATATTTTCCGACAGGCCTATGCTGATAAACGGATCCTTAAACGCCGCCGCCGCGGCCGTATGATGCACCAGCCCCGTATGCCTGAACAGAAAATACGGGGTAGGCGCGTACAAAAGCGCGCCCGCGCAGCAAAACAACACAAGCGCACCGCGCTCCGCTCCACCGGCGGAGCGGTGTTTCAGCCACGCCGCCGCTATCAGCGGCAGCGCCACCGCGTAATGATATTCGTAAACCGCTTCATAAGACAGAAAGAACGCCAGCACAAACATCGCCGTACACCAAAACGCGCAGCGGGCCGCGTCGGCCCGGCCTTTGACAAAATAAACCGGCCCCGCCAGCGCCGCCGCCAGCAGCACCGGCGTTTTCGCCAGCCAGCCTTTGACTCCAACCCCCAGCGCGCCGATAAAAGCCGGCAGGGAAAAAACCTCGAAATTATACCGTTCGCTCACGCCTGACCGCATTTTCATGTTCAGCCAGTGGATGGCGTTGTCGTTGACAAATTCCGGTTTGTAGGAGGAGATAGTGATTCCCCTGTATAATTCGGTTCTGAATATATGGTCCGGGTTGAGCAGGACATCCACCAGCCGGTCCAGCCCCGCGCTTTGAGGATTGAGCCACGGCACCGCCAGAAACAGCGCCGAAACAAACGCATAGAGCCCGACGGCAAGTACAATTGTGCGGCGGCATTGCCGGACCGCAAAAAACGCCAGCAGCGCGGGCAAAAGCACCGGCTTGGAAAACAGGGAAATCAAAATCCCGGCCAGCAGTTTGCCGCGAAACCTGCGCTCCGCGGCGGGCGGACCGGCCTCGATTTCCGCCAGATCAGCCAGCGTAAGCGTGACTGCCAATACCGCCAGCACCTGCAGCTGCCCTGCCCACAGCATGAGATATACAGCCGGCGAACACAGCACTAGAACATAACACGCCGCCCGCCGGACAGGACTGCCCTCCCGCCGGCCCAGCAAATACCCGCAATAAACCAGCAGCCCGGCCGACAGCGCCACAAAAACCGCATAAGCAACCCACGGCGAAAACAGCGACAGCCAGCTCCCGGCCAGAAGCGATACCGCCGGATGGTACGGAAACCAGGAAGCATACGGCCCGTAATCACCCGCGCGGGTAAAGTAAATGCTTGCGCCGTGCGCGAGGTTTATAAACGAACGCGGGATTGAAAAAAAATCGAACCCCAGCCGGCCATGCCAGGTACCCGGCAGAAAAACATCGAGGAACCGCAATTTAAGCGACAACAGCATCACGACGGTATAAACCGCCGTGATCAGGCCGAGAAGATTTACTTTGGTAATATTTTTCATTGCGCGATAATGTTTATATTATAGTTATTTGACGCTTTCGCCGCTATCCGGGGATGCAGGGCCATTTGCACAAGGCAGCTCCGCTCTGCATATCCGGCGCTTTCGCCGCCGTCAAGAACGCGGAGCGGATCCGGCCGCCCGTCCCCTGCGGCAGAAATACTCCGCAGCGTGATGGACCGCTCCCCGCATAAGCCGGCCCCGCCGCCTCACGCCGCCGTTTACCCCGCCAGGCAAAGCTATGCTGTTCAAGCTCATGTGCCGCGCCGCCGGCCCGCCGGCAATACTTGCGGTTCTCCGGCCCGGAGCCTGTATGCTGACTGCGCAAACGACGTGCCCGCCGCAGACGGCGCGCATCGTGCGCGACCGGATTATGCTGATTGCAAAAAACGCCGGTTCTGCATCATGCAGAACCGGCGTTTGAAATTAAACTGCCCGGCTGGCCTCTGACCTGCCAGCAGTGATTACGGTTTGCCGGCGCACGGGACTGGATGTATAAAATCCGGCGGGCTAGAAGTTGATCCGCTCCTTGACCACCACCAGAGGACGGCGCAGCACCTGCGTGTGTATCTCGCCTATATACTCGCCGATTATGCCTATAAAAATCAGCTGCACCGACGAGAAAAAGAAAATGCCTATAATCATCGGCGCCATGCCTACGCTGAACGAATACCAGAACACCAGTTTATACAGCAGATAGACCGCCGCCATGAAAAGGCTCAGCCCCGCCGTGATAAACCCCACGAAAACCGCCAGCCGCAGCGGAATGCGGGAGTAATTGGTAATGCCCAGCATCGCCATGTCATAAAGCGTATAGAAATTATTTTTTGTGAGCCCGAACTTGCGCGCCGGCTGGCCGTATTCGATCAGCGCGGGCGGAAACCCGATCTCGGCTATCAGGCCCCGGAAATACGGGTAAGGGTCGTTAATATCGCGCAGGATTTTTATTACAGACCGGTCATACAGCCCGAACCCGGTGAAATTCTCGATCTGCGGCACATGCGACAGCGCGTTGATGATTTTGTAGTACATCCGCCGGACTAAAAACATCAGCCCGTTTTCCTCGCTGGATTTCTTCACGCCGCATACGATTTTGAAACCCTCTTCCCATTTCTTCAAAAACTCCACGATCAGTTCCGGCGGATCCTGCAGATCAGCCACCAGCGAAACAACCGCGTCGCCCTGAGCGTTTATGATCGCGTAGCTGGGCGAGCGGATATGCCCGAAGTTGCGCGCGTTGACGATTACCTTTACCCGCCTGTCGCCCGCGGCGAGTTCGCGCAGAACGGCCACCGTATTGTCTTCCGATGCGTTGTCTATGAAGATATGCTCGTACTCATATTGCGGCAGGCCGGCAAAAACCCGTTTCACCCGGCGGTACACCTCTCGCACGTTCTCTTCTTCGTTATATGTTGCGCAGACAATGCTTACAGTTTTCATAAACAAAAGTATACAAAATTGCAGGCCGCAGGACAGAACGGCCATCCTGATTACGCGGGATTGCATGCTCCATCCACCTGCTTGAGCTATGCCAGGCCGGCAAGCATCATGCCGTGCCGACCGGGCGCCGGACTTTTGTGCCCGGAATGTATAAAAAAAAGCCCCCTTTCTCAGGGGGCTTTTTATCAGGCCGGAACGGATTCAACCGGTTCGGCTTCAACTCTTGTATCTGCAGGTCAGTCCTATCTTGGCGCGCACTTCGGCGGAAAGCATTTTACAGGTCGTATTGAGTTTGCCGTTTAATCCGGTCGCCACCGATGTTTCGGCCTCGATTTTCTTGTTAAAAGCGCCGGACTCGATGCGCCGACCTTCCCTCACAAGCCCTTTCATAAACAGCAGCGTGGGCTCCTTGGTTTTATCCTGAATCTGCGTCAGCATCGTGGGATAATCGGCTTTCATCGGCAGAATATTGACCAGCCCGCCCTTGCCGAAAAGCACATTGTTGGCGGCCTGCTCGGTGCCATCCACATAATTGACGCAGCCGATAAGCGAGCTGCATTCCTTGGACGCAACATCCTCGGCCGTGAGAATATTAAACGCCGCTTCCATGGTTTCCGCGGTGGGATTGGCCTGCAGTTCGGTCAGCTTGGCTGAAACGTCGGCAAGCTTGGCGGAGAATTCCTCGTTACGCTGCTCTAGTTTCGTTTTCGAAGTGGTCACGTTATCAATCAGCAGCTGCTGCTCGTTGAGGATCCTGGCCTCCAGATCCTGCTGGGCCGCCGTCTTCGCCAGCTGGATCTGCCGGTTGATAGCGCCTACCTCGCCGGATAAGAAAGTATAGGCGTTGACCACATTATTGCCGCTGGTGGAAATGGAAATGGTTTCCAGGTAATCCTTGTTCCGATCAAGCGTGCCGGCGAAAGAATCGCCGTTGGCGTTAACTTTCTCGTATTTGGCGATCAGCTTGGTTTCCGACTCGGTCATCTTGGGAATAGCCGTATCCTGCCAGCCCTTTATGCCGGTCCCGACTTCTTCGATCTCTTTGGTAAGGCCCTTGCTGGCATTGGTGTATTTGTTCACAACCGACTTGGACTGCGACACAAACGGCCGCACCGCCGCAACTTTCTGTGACGGATCCGTCGCAGCCTGCATCCCCGTCAGCGCCGTCTGCTTGCTGGCCGACAAAGTGGTTCTGTCGCCCGGAGCATTTTCCCGCAGCTGTTTCACTATCTCCTGCGCCGCGCCGGTGTAGGTGCCGGTATCGGGCGTGATATCGTCATCGTCATTGTCATTATCATCATTGCCGCCCGGCGAAGGTTTGGGGTTAAGTTCGGACTCAGGAACAACCGAACCGCGGCGTTCCTTGCACGACTTCTTAAACTCGCCGATTTTTTTATCGTCGCTCATTTTGCGGATAGCGTCATCTATTGTTATAAGGTTGCCGTCCGGCCCTTTGCAGACCAGCCATTTCGGTTTATCATTGGCGTCTTCAGGATTGAGAATATCTTTGACAAAATCAGTGATTTTCTCCGCAACGGGGGTCGCCGCCGCGGTGATCATCATCTGTGGCAACTGGACAGACAGGAACTGTTCCATGGCGAGTTTGTTCTGCACTTTGGCCTGCTTGGCCATAAACTCCAGTTCCAGTTCCTTTTCAGCGCGTTTCTCGGCCATTTTCTGGGCCGTGGACTGCTGCCGGCTTACCGTGGTTTTGCTGCCGGAACCGCTTGCGCTGCCCGCCTTCTTTGCGGATTTGCCGCCGCCGCCCAGCGAACTGCCGGACAAACCGCCGGTGTAACTTGACGCCTTGGAAGCCTTGTCGGCCGCGGCCGTGGCAGATCCGGCGTTCATTATATCGGCGACGTCGTTTGACTGGGCTTTCAGCGCCTCATACGCGTCGGCGCTGCTTTTGTTGCTGCGGGAAGAAGTGCCGGAAAACCCTTTCATCGCGATCGGGTTGACCATATCCGACGACGCGATCTTCGACGGCGCGCTGCCGGCCGTGCCGGTTATTTTTCCGTTGTTGATCTGGCCGGTGATTCCACCGCTGCCGCCGGCGCTCACCGCGCCCAGCCCGCGCACCGCACCGTTAAGGCGCGGAATATTCGGCGCGGATATCACTTCCGAAACCGCCTGCGCCGCCATGGGGGCCGCCGCGGTTATGGTATCGCGGAAATCGCGAGTGTCCTGCGGAGGAGGCGTATACTCGGGCGCGCTCGCTTCGGGTTCCGGTTTCTTTTCCTCCTGTCCGAGAATCAGCGAAAGCGGATCCCGCACGCTTAACGGAGTGATCGTTTCGCCTCCGATTCCGGTGCCGCCCGGCGCAAATCCGTTCAAGCCCGGCTCAAACAGTTCCCCGCCTGCCTTTGACGCGTAAAACCCCGGCTTGCCCGCGCCGCCGCTGTCTTCCGCGCTGCCGGACGACATGTAATGCGCACTTATCGGCAAGACCGCCACCGTGGCCAGCCCCGCCAGCAGAAGACTCAGGTCTTTGGTTGAAAGTTTTTTAACCCGGCCCAGCATGCCCGCCAGATTGAACTTCCCCCCGAACTTGCTGCCGGTTGACGAAGACGTGCTTTTCAGTTTCGGTATCTTCGCAAGAATGGATTCCGTCCTGCGCGTTGATTTTTTCGCCTCGCTCTTCTTGCGGACATTGAGCATGCTGCCCTCTGTGTTTCCCACAAGGCTTATCGGCGGCAAACTTTGATCGGTGCTTTTTATCTTGCGCTTTAACATAACCCCTCCCGCGCCCTATCGCGTGCCCTTTCGCATCCGAACCACACTGCCACGCGTTTTCGATTAATTTATGCGCCGGCAAGACGGAAATATTTTTCCCTGACATTCCTGCCGGACGCGAAACCCTGACGCAACACGCTAAACCTATATATGACAGTCCTGCCCGCGAGCAGACCTCATATAACTGCAATAGTCATTCCCGTCACACTCTGTATTGCGCCCTACAGTGGAGTCTACAACTAATGGGGAAGGGCGGCAAGGGACAGTGGGCCTATGCCCTCATAGGCCCTAAGGCCTATATTCATCCGCGCAAATACCAGCAATCCCTGCCGTGCCTGCATCCGGCGCCGGCGGAGCTTCACGCGCTTTTGCCGGCGCACATGATGCGGACAGCCAGCACCCCGGCCAATAGCAAAGCGACACGGACAATTCCCGCCACGACTTTTTGTGCGGATGATGACTCTGCCCGGCTGCGATTCTCCCTCTTCATTATTCCAACGCACCGGCTGAAATCCGATCCGGCAAGCGCAGCAAGGCCAATACGCAATGCCGCTTTCATCACACCGACAAGCGCAACCAAACCACCGCGTTCCGCAAAAACAACGTGCAAAAACCCGGAACGGCATGCAGCAAGGCAGGATTGAAATTGCAGGTCAGGGTTCGGGGTCCGCGGTATAACCCCGTTCCGGTTGGGGAGAAGAGGCGAACCCCGACAGGATATCAGAAGACGCCGCGGGAGCCGGAAGCAGCGCAGTCCTGAGGCTTTCTTCCGCGATTGATTTAAGCGCTTCTATATAAGCCGGTTCCACTATCAGCTGCGGTTGCCGGACCAGCGCGACCGTGCCGCCGCTCAGAAAAATTCCGGCGCCCAAAAGCGCCGCGCCCGCTAGCGAAAAAAACGGCGCGGACAAACCGGACAGGCTTAACGCCAGCAACGCCGCGCCGACAGCAATAGCCAGCGCGCCGGCTGAAAATTTCATTCCGCACAACATCCTGCTCTCGGGTTTTTTTGACAGCATCGAATATGCCGAACAGGAAACCGACAGCCCGCCGGACAGGCACGCCCGCGCAACCTCCTGCGCATGCTCGTTGCGTTCGGCGCAAAGTTTATTGAGCCGGGCGATTCCGGCGTTCCACGACAGCAGGCTTTCTCCGCAGCAGGAAGGTTCCCTGCCGAGCATTTCCGCGATTATGGAAATTTCGGTATCAATGCCGGAAATCACGGCGTTATGTTTTACGGAAGCGGCATCACATGTTTTGCCAAGCTCGCCGCCATCCCCCCGGTCGGCAAAATACTGGCCGGAACCGGACGCAGCCAGCTGATTTTCAGTCATCAGAACCGGCACGGTATAGTTCATCTTGACATCCGGCGTTTTTTCGCCGTCAAATCCGGAAGACCGGGCTGTTGTTATAGCTCCGGCGCCTTTCTTGGGCGCGGCGGAGGTGGCGGCATAGCTTTTGGTCAGCTGCCGCAGGTTGTCAAGCCTCAGCTTGCTGTTTCTGAGAACGGCGCGCTGATACATGAAAGTCTGCTGCATGTTCGGCGAAACGGGCACTTTGGTCACCGGGCCTTTCCGGCCGGCCTCTTTAACCTCCGGCATTTCGTAAGCCGTCTGCCGGAGAACCCGGTCGGCCGTGCCGCCGGAAGCGCGGGCCCGGCCGTCCGCGGGCAAAATCACTGTCGTCCCTTTCCTTCGCAAAAACGACACGGCGGGACTTGGCGGGCCTTTGCTTTTCTGAAACCCTGCCAGCGGCAGCCCCGAAACACGATCCTTGAGCGCCTCCCGCAACATCCGCGCGCCGCCAACCACAGGCAGATTGGCGCGCTGAACCGCGCCCATGGTTGATTCCGTCTGACGGAGCTGCCGTTTAGGAATATCGGTCATCATCGCGCGGCTCTGGTCAGGCGCAAAAAACCGCTGCGTCACGCCGGAAAACGCGAGTCCGGCAAATATCGCCGCGCCCAGCGCGAAAAACGTCGCCAGCTGCCTTTTTTGCGTGCCGAACAGAATCAGAAAAAAATTCCGGTGTTTCCACCCGCCACGGCCAGAAAATTCGTTTGCCATATCCGCTCCGCCATCGTCGCCGGGACTACCCCCGTTTTTCACATATCAGGCGCGAGTCAGGCGTTACCTGATTCCACCGCCCGCAAAGATCAACCGCGCGCTCCCCGGCCCGCCACAAGACAATTTTACATTATTTAAAGTGCGCGAAATGCGCTTTCCGGTTTTTCAGGCCGCAGGACTCCACTCCGGCGGCATGAACTTCCCCCGGCTGTGCCATTGGCCTGCCGGCTGTTATTACGCTTTACCGGCAAGCCGGGGGGGTTCTTTTGCTCCAGACTTCATTTGCCCCGCTTGCGCAGGGTTACACACTCCAGCCCCTGCTTGAGTTATGCCATATTGGCAGTCATTATGCCGTGCCGGCCAGCGCCGGGTTTTTGTGTGCGGAATTTATAAACAGCAACCGCCATTGCCGTCAGAAAAAAACCTGGCGATAAAAAAAGCTTGTCCGGAGCGGACATTCTTATCCGCCCCGGACAAACCGACCTCCCGTCCCTATCCAGCCAACCCGTTACCGCCCGGCGCCGCAGGGACCTTCCCCCGGAAACCGATCAGGAAAGAAAGAGCAATAACAAATTCCAGGCTATCCGCAGCGCATCCATAACAAGGCCCAAGAAACTGTCTCCGTCGGAAGCCGCCTGCACGGCCGCGGCAATCTTTGACACCATGGTGCTTTCCGTCAGCTGGCCCTGCTGATACTTTAACTGCCCGGCTATCGTATACAGCTGGCGCGCTATATCCCTGAGATCACGCCTCAACTCGGCAATCCGCCTGATTATCGGAGTCGGATCAACATCATCCGGAAGAGCCGCTAAAATAGCTTCCAATATAACAATCTGGACGATGTCGCTTAACGCACGCCAGGCAAGACTGTTAGCCAACCGCAATGATTCTATCCACGGCGCAGATATATGCGCCCCGTCATTGCCCGGAGGCACTCCGCCCACCACCGCTGATTTGTCGAAGTCATCATCAAGCTCGAACGGCGTATCGCCAATAACGTCGCCGGAGGTTTCCTGCCCGGCAAAACAATCTTCGGCACCCTGCCTGACAGATTCAAGACTGCTGGTATCAATATTCGCGCATTTGTCCGCAACACATGCCGCCTGAGCCAGCGCGCCTTCCCCCTCGCATGTCGTATCGGTTTGCTGAACGGGCACCGGTGTCGGATCCTTCTCCTTTGGAACTTCAGGCATGATAATCGGAACTATCTCGGAATCGGTTCCGGTTCCGGTGTTGGTGTCGGTCCAGGTATTGGTCAAAGTATCAGTCCAAGTATTGGTATTGGTGCCGGTGTTGGTATCCGTACCGGTATCCGTACCGGTATTCGTGCCGGTATTCGTGCCGGTGTTGGTATTGGTGCCGGTATCCGTGCCGGTATTGGTATCAGTTCCACCGCCACCTCCGCCGCCACCACCTCCGCCACCGTCGTCACCACCTCCGCCGCCGCCACCTCCGCCATTGTCACCGCCGCCGCTTCCGCCGCCATTGCCGCCACCGCTGCCATCGTCATCGCCATCTGACCCGCCGGATCCGCCATTTGCTCCATCGGAACCGTCGGAACCGTTCGATCCGTCAGAACCACTCCCTGAAGAACTGCCGCCCGAGATACCGCTATGGCCGCCGCCACCCACTCTCCCGCTCACCGCACCCGACCCGCCTGACCCGCCGGGGCCTACGCGTCTGGAAGCGCCCCCGCCGCCTGGAATAGGCATGATAATGGAGTCCGGATTTACCACTATGGGCCCCACCGATGCGTCTTGTGAAGGATTCCCGCTGATATCGTTGCTAAGATTGACGCTGCCGCCGCTTCCCCCGCCGCCCGTAAATCTGCCGGAAGTGCTGTTGCCCGAACCCAGCACATCGCTGTTCATCCGGGCCAGCATGCCGAGCGAATTGGCTCCGGTTCCTGTACGGCCATTGCTTTGCTGTGCGATATCGTCCAGCAGTTTGTCCCGGCCGCCAGTTTCGGATAAACCGCCTTTGCCATCCCTGCCGGAACCATCGCCGTTGTTATAACCGCGCCCGCTTCGGCGCGACAGCCAGTTCTCATCTTCAATTTCGCCATTGCCGTTAAGCCGGGCGGTGAACCGCGTTTTCTTCAATTCGTTCGCCCAATAGCCCATATTGCCGGGTATTCTGAGCGCCGCCAGCCCGCCCGGAGAATTGGGATCGGTCCCGGTCAGCACAGCCCCTATCACCGCCAATACTACCGCCGCCATCAGTAATCCCAGCAGCGCGCCCAGTTTCCGCCCCAAAAGAGAGCCGAGCCGGACTCCGAGCATCCGCTCAAGCCCGCCAAAACCGAATAGCGAAGACAGCATTTCACCCAGAAACTTCGCCGGCGCCGAGAACAGCCGGCTCAGCCAGCCGCCCGCTGACCCCAGCCCTGACCCCGCAAAGGAACCACCCGTTCCGCCGCTGCCAAACAGCACAGGCGGAAGCTTTTTCTTTTCTTTGTCTTCCTCTTTTTTATCCGGCACACGCGAGGTATAAAGATGCGAAGTATCGTTATCTCTTTCCATATGGCCGCCCGCCTTAAATAGCATATCCGTCCCGCCGGAGAGAGCTGCCATGCAAACCTGCCACGCGGCAACTTCCCTCTCCGGCGGAACCGGACTAAAACAACTTACCTGCCTGCATCACCTAATCAAAGCAAATATCCGCTTTCCCGTAAGATCTTCAAATCCTCTTCACTTTGTTCAAAGTACTTGCTCGCATTTGCATCAACCTTGGTATCAGTGCTGGTAGCAATACTGGTTGGAGCGACGGTATCAACAGCGGTATTCACGTCAGAGGCTGTGCCTGTGTCGGCAATAATACCGAGCGATTCAAGCTTTTCCGAGAATGAAGAGCTCCCGGTGCCCGAACTCATGAACAGGCCGGCCGCACCCACGGCAAGCGCCAAAAACCCTATAATCATACCTGCTGCGACAGCACCACCAGTCCCGAAAAACGCAAGGCCCGTGCCAATGGCAAGTATGGCACCGCACCCTATGACTAACGAACCCAGCAATGCCTGACCCTGTTCCGCTATAATCAACGCCCCTGTAACCGCCAGAATACCGATACAAACAGCCAGGCCGGCCAAAATAGCAAGAACAGCCGCCGCGGCCGCGGGAGCTAACGGACCCGCCGGCAACAGCAACGCCGCAGCCGACAAAGCTATCAGCAATGCCGAACCGATGGCAAGCGTCGTCGCCGCTGTTTTCAGATAACTGTCAAGCGGGCTGGCGACTTCTTCGGTAGTGGTGACATTCGGAGTCTGCGTACTTGTCGTGGTGCCATCCGAGGTCGTAGCAGCGGTAGGCGTGACGGTATTGATAGTAGTATCGGCTTTGGTAGACTCGGGTATATTCCCGGTTCCGCCGGAATTTCCATCGCTGTTGTTTGCGCCGGGAATCACAGGATCGTTGCTGTCAATCGAACCGCTGGGCGCATTGCCCCCGTCCCAGGCAACA comes from the Elusimicrobiaceae bacterium genome and includes:
- a CDS encoding glycosyltransferase family 2 protein gives rise to the protein MKTVSIVCATYNEEENVREVYRRVKRVFAGLPQYEYEHIFIDNASEDNTVAVLRELAAGDRRVKVIVNARNFGHIRSPSYAIINAQGDAVVSLVADLQDPPELIVEFLKKWEEGFKIVCGVKKSSEENGLMFLVRRMYYKIINALSHVPQIENFTGFGLYDRSVIKILRDINDPYPYFRGLIAEIGFPPALIEYGQPARKFGLTKNNFYTLYDMAMLGITNYSRIPLRLAVFVGFITAGLSLFMAAVYLLYKLVFWYSFSVGMAPMIIGIFFFSSVQLIFIGIIGEYIGEIHTQVLRRPLVVVKERINF